The Pseudomonas sp. LFM046 region CGAGGGTTTCACGGGTCTGCTGGCCGACGCCCGCACTGTGCTTTTCGTCCAACTGGCCGGCCAGGTAGACCGTGCCGTTGTGGATGACGATTTCGCTGTAGCGGGTTTCAGTGCGCAGGCGCTGGATTGACATTGTTCGGGCTCTCCTTGGAATTGCCATAACGGAAGATGTCCAGACCTTCGGCGCTGATCTGCGGACGCTTGCGCGCCATCAGGTCGGCCAGCAGGCGGCCGGAGCCGCAGGCCATGGTCCAGCCAAGGGTACCGTGTCCGGTGTTGAGGAACAGGTTGCGGAACGGAGTGGCGCCCACGATCGGGGTGCCGTCCGGAGTCGCCGGACGCAGGCCGGTCCAGAACACGGCCTGGGACAGGTCGCCACCTTCCGGGTAGAGGTCGGCGGTGATCATTTCCAGGGTGTCGCGGCGCGCCGGGTTCAGGTCCAGGTTGAAGCCGGTGATCTCGGCCATGCCGCCCACGCGGATGCGCTTGTCGAAGCGGGTGATGGCGACCTTGTAGGTCTCGTCGAGAATCGTCGAGGTCGGAGCCATGTCCGGATTGGTGATCGGCACGGTCAGCGAATAGCCCTTGAGCGGATAGACCGGCGCCTTGATGCCCAGCGGTTTGATCATCTGCGGGGTGTAGCTGCCGAGGGCGAGCACGTAGCGGTCTGCGGTTTCCAGCTTGCCGTTGATCCACACGCCGTTGATGCGGTCGCCGGCGAAGTCCAGACGCTCGATGTTCTGGCCAAAGCGGAATTCCACGCCCAGCTTCTCAGCCATCTCGGCGAGGCGGGTGGTGAACAGCTGGCAGTCGCCGGTCTGGTCGTTGGGCAGGCGCAGGGCGCCAGCCAGCTTGTGCTTGACGCTGGCCAGGGCCGGTTCGACGCGGGCGATGCCGTCGCGGTCGAGCAGCTCGTACGGGACGCCGGAACGCTCGAGGACGGCGATGTCCTTGGCGGCGGCGTCTACCTGGGCCTGGGTGCGGAACAACTGGGTGGTGCCGAGGGCGCGGCCTTCATAGCTGATGCCGGTTTCAGCGCGGAGCTCGTCGAGGCAGTCGCGGCTGTACTCGGACAGACGCACCATGCGCTCCTTGTTCACCGCATAGCGGGCGGCGGTGCAGTTGCGCAGCATCTGCGTCATCCACAGGTACTGGTCGATGTCGCTGGTGGTGCGGATGGCCAGCGGTGCGTGCTGCTGCAGCATCCATTTGACGGCCTTCAGCGGCACGCCGGGCGCCGCCCAGGGCGATGCATAACCGGGGGAAACCTGACCAGCGTTGGCAAAGCTGGTTTCCATGGCCACGGCGTTCTGGCGGTCGACCACGACCACCTCGAACCCCGCCTGGGCCAGGTAATAGGCGCTGGTCGTACCGATCACACCACTGCCAAGGACCATCACTCGCATGTCTGTCTCCATTCGCAGCGGGGAATTCGCTGCGTTTGTTATTTTGAGCGTCAATGGCGCGCAGTATAGGAAGACAGCCCCAGTGATATTCACTATATAGATAGCTATATTTGGCGATAAATCTCGGCTGAATGGGCTTCAACGGAGGGGCATCCACCATGCGTACGCAGCATCAATCCCGTCGTGAATTAGACAAGATAGACCGGAATATTTTACGAATCCTGCAGGAAGACGGCCGGATATCCTTTACCGAGCTGGGAGAGCGCGTAGGCCTGTCCACCACGCCCTGCACCGAGCGCGTCCGCCGCCTGGAGCGCGAGGGCATCATCCTCGGCTACAACGCCCGGCTGAATCCGCAGCACCTGAAGGCCAGCCTGCTGGTGTTCGTGGAAATCAGCCTGGACTACAAGTCCGGCGACACCTTCGAGGATTTCCGCCGCGCCGTGCTCAAGCTGCCCCATGTACTGGAATGCCACCTGGTGTCGGGTGACTTCGACTACCTGGTGAAGGCGCGGATCAACGAGATGGCCTCCTACCGCAAGCTGCTTGGCGACATCCTGCTGAAGCTGCCCCACGTGCGCGAATCCAAGTCCTACATCGTCATGGAAGAGGTGAAGGAATCGCTGAATCTCCCGATTCCTGACTGATTTGTTACGCGCGTCCCGCCCCCCTTGGCAGGCCATGGGGTTCGTCTTATTCTGCCCGGGCGTTGAATTTTCCACACAATAAAATCAGGATTTCGCACATGAACGCCCGCGTTCGCATCCCGGTGCATACCGATCAGCACGCCCCCTCCTACTACGCGGCGACGGCCAACCGTCGCATCGACTACCCGCCCCTGGCGGGAGAGGAGCTGGCCGATGTGTGCATTGTCGGTGGCGGATTCTCCGGGCTGAACACGGCGATCGAACTGGCCCGGCGCGGCCGCAAGGTGGTGCTGCTGGAAGCCCGGAAGATCGGCTGGGGCGCCAGCGGGCGCAATGGCGGGCAGTTGATCCGTGGCGTCGGCCACGGCGTCGAGCAGTTCGAGCCGGTGATCGGCGCCGAAGGCGTGCGCGCCCTGAAGCTGATGGGCCTGGAAGCGGTGGAGATCGTCCGCCAGCGCGTCGAGGAATTCTCCATCGCCTGCGATCTGACCTGGGGCTACTGCGACCTGGCCAACCGCCCGCGCGACCTGGCCGGCTTCGCCGAAGATATGGAAGAACTCAAAGGCCTCGGCTATCGCCACGAACTGCGCCTGGTACAGCCCCACGAGATGCGCACTGTGGTGGGCTCGGACCGTTATGTCGGCGGCCTGATCGACATGGGTTCCGGCCACCTGCATCCGCTCAATCTGGTGCTGGGTGAAGCCGCTGCAGCCGAGTCCCTCGGCGTTCGCCTGTTCGAAAACTCCGCAGTGACCCGCATCGACTACGGTCCCGAGGTGAAGGTGCACACCGCCCGTGGACACGTGCGGGCAAAGACCCTGGTGCTGGGCTGCAACGCCTACATGAACAACCTGAACGCCACCCTCGGCGGCAAGGTGCTGCCCGCCGGCAGCTACGTGATCGCCACCGAGCCGCTGCCCGCCGACCTCGCCCACGAACTGCTACCGCAGAACATGGCGGTCTGTGACCAGCGCGTGGCCCTGGACTATTACCGGCTCTCCGCTGACAACCGCCTGCTGTTCGGCGGCGCCTGCCACTATTCCGGGCGCGACCCGGCGGATATCGGCGACTACATGCGGCCGAAGATGCTCAAGGTCTTCCCGCACCTGGCGAATGTCCGCATCGACTACCAGTGGGGCGGCATGATCGGCATCGGCGCCAACCGCCTGCCGCAGATCGGCAAGCTGCCGGATCAACCCAATGTCTACTTCGCCCAGGCCTATTCCGGCCACGGGGTGAACGCCACTCACCTGGCGGGCAAGCTGCTGGCCGAGGCCATCTGTGGTGAGCAGAGCACCGGCTTCGATGTCTTCTCCAAAGTGCCCCACATCACCTTCCCCGGCGGCCGCCACCTGCGCTCGCCGCTGCTGGCCCTGGGCATGCTGTGGTACCGGATGAAGGAAGCGGTGGGGATCGTCTGATCCCCGCTAGGTTGGCCGTTCCGCTGCGATGGGTTTCGCTTCGCTCGCGGAACGCCGCCCGACCCATCCTACGAAGAGCCGGTGAACGGTGTGCTCAATCGGGGACAGTCTCGGCATCGTCCTCGAACAGCTCGCGGCTCCAGGCCAGCCAGACGAATCCGGCGGCGCCAATGGCCATGATCAGCGGCAGGGCGTGACCGCTGATCCACTGGCTCGCGGCGCCGGTGAGCAGCGGCCCGATCAGGCAGCCAATACCCCAGAGCTGGGCGACATGGGCATTGGCCCGCACCAGTTCGTCGTCCCGATAACGCTCGCCGATCAGGATCAGCGCCAGGGTGAAAAGCCCGCCGGCGCTGGCGCCGAACAGCACCCAGAGCGGCCAGATCAGCGGTGTGTGCAGCAACAGCGGCACGCCGAGACTGCTGAGCAGCAAGGTCAGGCCACAGGCGCGGAACAAGTTGCGCCGGGACATGCGGTCGGCCAGCCAGCCAATGGGCAATTGCAATGCGGCGTCGCCCACGACCACCACGCTGGCCATCAGCAGGGCCACTTCCTGACTGAAGCCCTGACGCAATCCATAGATCGGCAGCAGGGTCAGCATCATGGCCTCGAAGGCGGCAAACAGCGCCACGGCCCAGGCAATGGTGGGCAGACGCGAGCAGAATGACCAGAGCCCGCGACCCGAGGCGCTGTGGGCATCGACGCTGGGCGCGCCGGTGCGACCCAGGAGCATCAGCGAACCACCCACCAACAGGCCGGTGCCGGTCCAGAAGCCGAGGTCATTACCGGTGCCCAGGGCACTCAACAGCAGCGGACCGGACAACTGGCTCAGGGCGTAACCCGTGCCATAGAGGGCCACCAGGCGGCCGCGCCACTCCTCCACCGCCAGTTGGTTGATCCAGCTTTCACCGAGGATGAACACCACCGTCAGCGCGACGCCGATCAGCAGCCGCAGCACCAGCCAGATCGGGTAGACCTGCACCAACGCCAAAAGCGCCACCGACACCGCCCCCACCAACATGCACAGCTGCATCGAGGCCGTGGTGCCCAGCCGCGCCGCCAGGCGCCCCGCCACGACGGCGCCCAGCAACACCCCCACTGCCGGAGTCGCCGCCATCACGCCAATGGCGAAGCTGTCGTAGCCCCAGCTTTCCAGCCGCAGCGACACCAACGGCATGGTCACGCCCAGGGCGAGGCCGATGCTGATGACTGCGCCACAGACGGCGAAATAGGTTCCCCAACGCATCGCCCATGTCCTCCCTTTCCGTGTGGGGCAAAGCAAAAAAGGCCGGGCTCCATAACTGGAAACCCGGCCGCAGGCGTGGCTCGCAGAGCCGGCCCCTCGAACCGCGAGGGGCGGACCTCAATGTGGGATCAGAGCTTGATCCAGGTGGACTTCAGCTCGGTGTACTTGTCGAACGCGTGCAGCGACTTGTCGCGGCCGTTGCCGGACTGCTTGAAGCCGCCGAAGGGCGCGGTCATGTCGCCGCCGTCGTACTGGTTGATCCAGACGCTGCCGGCACGCAGGGCCTTGCCGACCAGGTGGGCGCGGGACAGGTTGTTGGTCCAGACCGCAGCAGCCAGGCCGTAGATAGTGTCGTTGGCGATGGCGACGGCTTCTTCTTCGCTGTCGAAGGCGATGACCGAGAGCACCGGGCCAAAGATTTCTTCCTTGGCGATGCGCATGGCGTTGCTCACGCCGTCGAAGATGGTCGGCTCGACGTAGGTGCCGCCGGTTTCTTCCATCACGCGCTTGCCGCCGGCCACCAGTTTGGCGCCGTCGTCATGGCCGGCCTGGATGTAGGACAGCACGTTGTTCATCTGGGTAGTGTCCACCAGGGCGCCGA contains the following coding sequences:
- the dadA gene encoding D-amino acid dehydrogenase, translated to MRVMVLGSGVIGTTSAYYLAQAGFEVVVVDRQNAVAMETSFANAGQVSPGYASPWAAPGVPLKAVKWMLQQHAPLAIRTTSDIDQYLWMTQMLRNCTAARYAVNKERMVRLSEYSRDCLDELRAETGISYEGRALGTTQLFRTQAQVDAAAKDIAVLERSGVPYELLDRDGIARVEPALASVKHKLAGALRLPNDQTGDCQLFTTRLAEMAEKLGVEFRFGQNIERLDFAGDRINGVWINGKLETADRYVLALGSYTPQMIKPLGIKAPVYPLKGYSLTVPITNPDMAPTSTILDETYKVAITRFDKRIRVGGMAEITGFNLDLNPARRDTLEMITADLYPEGGDLSQAVFWTGLRPATPDGTPIVGATPFRNLFLNTGHGTLGWTMACGSGRLLADLMARKRPQISAEGLDIFRYGNSKESPNNVNPAPAH
- a CDS encoding Lrp/AsnC ligand binding domain-containing protein, whose amino-acid sequence is MRTQHQSRRELDKIDRNILRILQEDGRISFTELGERVGLSTTPCTERVRRLEREGIILGYNARLNPQHLKASLLVFVEISLDYKSGDTFEDFRRAVLKLPHVLECHLVSGDFDYLVKARINEMASYRKLLGDILLKLPHVRESKSYIVMEEVKESLNLPIPD
- a CDS encoding FAD-binding oxidoreductase; the protein is MNARVRIPVHTDQHAPSYYAATANRRIDYPPLAGEELADVCIVGGGFSGLNTAIELARRGRKVVLLEARKIGWGASGRNGGQLIRGVGHGVEQFEPVIGAEGVRALKLMGLEAVEIVRQRVEEFSIACDLTWGYCDLANRPRDLAGFAEDMEELKGLGYRHELRLVQPHEMRTVVGSDRYVGGLIDMGSGHLHPLNLVLGEAAAAESLGVRLFENSAVTRIDYGPEVKVHTARGHVRAKTLVLGCNAYMNNLNATLGGKVLPAGSYVIATEPLPADLAHELLPQNMAVCDQRVALDYYRLSADNRLLFGGACHYSGRDPADIGDYMRPKMLKVFPHLANVRIDYQWGGMIGIGANRLPQIGKLPDQPNVYFAQAYSGHGVNATHLAGKLLAEAICGEQSTGFDVFSKVPHITFPGGRHLRSPLLALGMLWYRMKEAVGIV
- a CDS encoding MFS transporter — encoded protein: MRWGTYFAVCGAVISIGLALGVTMPLVSLRLESWGYDSFAIGVMAATPAVGVLLGAVVAGRLAARLGTTASMQLCMLVGAVSVALLALVQVYPIWLVLRLLIGVALTVVFILGESWINQLAVEEWRGRLVALYGTGYALSQLSGPLLLSALGTGNDLGFWTGTGLLVGGSLMLLGRTGAPSVDAHSASGRGLWSFCSRLPTIAWAVALFAAFEAMMLTLLPIYGLRQGFSQEVALLMASVVVVGDAALQLPIGWLADRMSRRNLFRACGLTLLLSSLGVPLLLHTPLIWPLWVLFGASAGGLFTLALILIGERYRDDELVRANAHVAQLWGIGCLIGPLLTGAASQWISGHALPLIMAIGAAGFVWLAWSRELFEDDAETVPD